Proteins co-encoded in one Quercus robur chromosome 8, dhQueRobu3.1, whole genome shotgun sequence genomic window:
- the LOC126696832 gene encoding 3-ketoacyl-CoA synthase 1-like encodes MESSIEMDKERLTAEMAFKDSSSAVIKIRQRLPDFLQSVKLKYVKLGYGYSCNPATIFMFLLIVPLLVSIGFQLTGLELDRVSELWRTRAVWFDDVNAATRLAGSAFFVILLALYWAKRSRPVYLVDFACYKPDDERKVTREFFLKISEDTGAFEEETLHFQRRITTRSGLGDETYLSRGITSTPPNLCMEEARFEAEAVMFGALDALFEQTGVNPKEIGIVIVNCSLFNPTPSLSSMIVNHYKLRTDIKSFNLGGMGCSAGLISIDLAKDLLNANPNTYAIVVSTENITLNWYFGNDRSMLLSNCIFRMGGAAVLLSNRARDRSRSKYQLVHTVRTHKGSDDKNYNCVYQREDDKGTIGVSLARELMAVAGDALKTNITTLGPLVLPIWEQLMFFVTLMRKKVLKAKVKPYIPNFKLAFEHFCIHAGGRAVLDELQKNLQLSDWHMEPSRMTLHRFGNTSSSSLWYELAYTEAKARVSRGDRVWQIAFGSGFKCNSAVWRALREIPVPTQDCRANPWVDSIDRYPVKVPVA; translated from the coding sequence atggaaagtaGCATAGAGATGGATAAGGAGAGATTAACGGCGGAAATGGCCTTTAAAGACTCGTCTTCCGCCGTTATCAAAATCCGGCAACGCTTGCCTGATTTCTTACAATCCGTGAAGCTCAAGTACGTGAAATTAGGGTATGGGTATTCATGTAACCCTGCCACTATTTTCATGTTCCTTCTAATTGTTCCTCTACTGGTATCCATAGGGTTTCAGCTCACCGGTCTAGAACTGGACCGGGTGTCTGAGTTATGGAGAACCCGGGCGGTTTGGTTCGATGATGTCAATGCAGCCACAAGACTAGCTGGTTCAGCCTTTTTTGTCATCCTCTTAGCCCTCTACTGGGCCAAGCGGTCTAGACCGGTTTATCTCGTGGACTTTGCGTGTTATAAACCGGACGATGAAAGAAAAGTAACCCGGGAATTCTTCTTGAAGATCTCTGAAGACACGGGTGCATTCGAAGAAGAAACTCTTCACTTTCAGAGACGAATAACGACCCGGTCCGGTTTAGGCGACGAGACATACTTGTCTAGAGGAATCACTTCCACACCACCAAACTTATGTATGGAAGAGGCAAGGTTCGAGGCTGAGGCTGTTATGTTTGGTGCATTGGACGCTCTTTTTGAACAAACTGGGGTTAACCCAAAAGAGATTGGCATTGTTATTGTCAATTGCAGCTTGTTCAATCCAACCCCATCTTTGTCCTCCATGATTGTCAACCACTACAAGCTCCGCACCGACataaagagtttcaacctaGGCGGTATGGGTTGCAGTGCGGGACTTATTTCAATCGACCTAGCCAAAGACCTTTTGAATGCAAATCCTAACACGTATGCTATAGTGGTGAGCACAGAAAACATAACTTTGAATTGGTACTTTGGCAATGACCGGTCTATGTTGTTGTCGAATTGCATATTCCGCATGGGTGGTGCGGCAGTTCTGTTGTCGAATCGAGCAAGAGATCGTAGCCGATCCAAGTACCAATTGGTCCACACAGTTCGGACCCATAAAGGGTCAGATGACAAGAACTACAACTGTGTGTACCAGAGAGAAGATGATAAAGGTACAATTGGGGTGTCACTAGCACGAGAGTTAATGGCAGTGGCAGGTGATGCattgaaaacaaacataacaacgTTGGGTCCCTTGGTTTTGCCAATATGGGAGCAATTGATGTTCTTTGTAACGCTGATGAGAAAGAAGGTTTTGAAAGCCAAAGTGAAGCCATATATACCGAATTTCAAGCTTGCATTCGAGCACTTTTGTATACACGCAGGAGGGAGAGCCGTTTTGGACGAGTTGCAGAAGAATTTGCAGCTTAGTGATTGGCATATGGAGCCCTCTAGGATGACTTTGCATCGATTTGGTAACACTTCGAGTAGTTCTTTGTGGTATGAATTGGCTTATACGGAGGCTAAGGCTCGGGTCTCCCGGGGCGACCGGGTCTGGCAGATTGCTTTCGGCTCGGGTTTTAAATGCAATAGTGCAGTTTGGAGGGCGCTTAGGGAGATTCCGGTACCCACTCAGGACTGCCGGGCTAACCCATGGGTTGACTCAATTGATAGGTACCCGGTCAAGGTTCCTGTTGCATAG